AGCACTTCGAACACCGCCTCGGGCCGGCACGCGAACTCGCGCACGTTTCGCGACATCCGGTCCCCCTCGTCTCGGCGGAATCGATGGAACACGTCGACGGGACGCATCGATGGACTCGACGATACGAAGTCGCGGCGCCCGCGCGCGCGGGGTTGACACGACGTCAGCGGTGCGGCGGCCGTGCCCCTGCGATGCCGTTCTCGAACGCCCAGATCACGACGTGCACCCGGTCGGGCAGCTCGAGCTTCGCGAGGATGGCCGCGACGTGGGTCTTCACGGTGTTGCCCGTCATGAAGAGGCGGCGGGCGATCACCTCATTCGAGGCGCCCGTCACGAGCTCGCCGAGCACCTCACGTTCACGCGAGGTGAATCGGGCGAGCAGCGCCTCGGGATCGGCTGCGCCCGGCGCCCGGGCGACGAAGTCGACGAGGGTCGCCGTCGCCCTCGGCGCGAGCACGGCATCGCCGGCGTGCACGGCGCTGATCGCCGCGGCGAGCTCATCGCTCGAGACGTCCTTCGTCAGGAATCCGCTCGCCCCGGCGTGGATCGCCGCGAACACGTACTCGTCGAGGTCGTACGTCGTGAGCACGAGCACTCGCGTGTGCGGATGATCGCGCCGGAGCAGCTCGGTCGTCGTGATGCCGTCGAGGCGAGGCATCCGGATGTCCATCAGGACCACGTCGATGCGATGGGCTCTGGCCTGTTCGAGCAGCGTCGCCCCGTCGGGCGCCTCGGCCACGAGCTCGAGGCCGTCGTGCACTTCGATCATGGCGGCGAGCGCGGAGCGGATGAGCTCCTGGTCGTCGGCGATCGCGACGCGGATGCGACCCGGCGCTGCGGGGTCAGCCACGGTGCTCCTCGAGGTTGAGCGGAAGACTCGCTCGCGTCTGCCATCCACGGTCGGCACGAGGGCCGCTCTCGAACCGTCCACCGGCCTGCTCGACGCGATCGCCCATGCCCCGGATGCCGCGGCCGACCTGCCCCGGGCGGTGCGGGCCGGCCGTCGCCCCTGCCCCGCCGTCATCGGTCACTGTGACGATGAGCTCGTGGTCGACCCACGCGAGCTGCACGTCGCTCCGGGTCGGCGGATCGGTGTGCTTCAGCGTGTTCGTGAGCGACTCCTGCACGA
The Agromyces albus DNA segment above includes these coding regions:
- a CDS encoding response regulator transcription factor is translated as MADPAAPGRIRVAIADDQELIRSALAAMIEVHDGLELVAEAPDGATLLEQARAHRIDVVLMDIRMPRLDGITTTELLRRDHPHTRVLVLTTYDLDEYVFAAIHAGASGFLTKDVSSDELAAAISAVHAGDAVLAPRATATLVDFVARAPGAADPEALLARFTSREREVLGELVTGASNEVIARRLFMTGNTVKTHVAAILAKLELPDRVHVVIWAFENGIAGARPPHR